Below is a genomic region from Periplaneta americana isolate PAMFEO1 chromosome 7, P.americana_PAMFEO1_priV1, whole genome shotgun sequence.
attGCTGTGTCCTAACCGGTGCACTAACTGTCACTGATAGAGAACTACAATTTGTTGTAATAGGAGGAACTTTTTCCGCCTTGGGAGGGGAGTATTCCAAATCAACAACACGAGTTTTCTCAGCATGTCGATGCTGTAATTCTATTAGTTCTTTCATCACACGGTTAACTTCAATCTGAACAGATTCTTCATCATCTTGGGGAGTTGATGGTTCTTTCTTTTTTACATCACTTCCTTTTGAACTACTCAACTTGTCTTTTTCTTCCACACTGATACTAGAGTTTGTTCTGTGCTCTGAAGGAGAGGGTGCAGATGAGGATGACATAGGCTCTAATTTTGTAATATCAGTCTGTAGTATCTCTTGATCATTAATCATTCTTTCATCGTGATAAACATCTTGATTATTACTTGCAATAGCTGTAGAATTTGGGAAGTTCTTGAGAGATTCATTGATTTGACTGAGAAAATCTGCTGCCGCAGCTGTTTCCTCCTCTTCTTTAAGCAGCCTTTCCACTTCCTTCTCTTGATGTGATGATGATTCTGAAGGAGCAGCAGGACCAGACTGTTGTATTGACCCAGTGCTTGTGCCTGAAGATGTCTGATCCTTtgaaatctcttttttcttttttctcagtTCACTTTTTGCTTGAGCTGAATTCTCACTTCTTCCTACTGGTTTCGTGGTTGCtttagaaatttccgtctttctTGCATCTTTCACTATTTCAATTACTTCGATTCCATCATCATCTGTCTTTATTACcttggacatgggattcacttTGGTGATGACACTAGGATGATCCATATTTGTGTCAAGTTGTGTTCGTTGCTTTATGAGCATTATGGGTTTCGAAGTAGTTGTAGTAGATGGAGAAACAATTGTAGTTGCTGCAACATGTGATGGTGATGGCAAGGAAGGTGTAACACTAATGCAATCAGGAATGTTTATTAATGGTAACGATGTCACTGAAACAGAGTTCTGTACATTGCATGAGGTGGATATCAACTCAGCAGAACTTCCTTTTGCTTTACTTGGACTACCAGGTATGCTACTAACGGTAACAGATCTATTTACACTGGAAGATGATAAATCAAGTGTTTTCGGAGACCTTTCAGCATTCACTTTTTGTTTTACACTTGGTAAGGGTAGTTGTTTTTCCGGTTGAAAATTTGGACTGCTCTTCCCTGACGAATTTGAAACTTTAGCAATGGTAATATcaccaacagttttttttttatttggaactGAAGGTGATGTTACTAATTTTGGACTGGACAACTTATTAGAAGTTATATTGTTGGGAGAGTTTCGAACACTGCTAGTAATAAAACTTGGAGAAACTGACGTAGGTATTGTACTACTAGAACTGATCACATGTGTCTGTGaatttacattttgtgattgtgtTGCACATTTGGTCCTCACTGTAATATTCGCTGAAACACTATGGGGATGCACAACTCCAGCTTCTGGAGTGGTTGCAGATTTAAGCTTGGCAGTATTTGGTACTTGAGAGGTAGACATGCCAGAACCAGTCATTAAGGGCAATGGTGTCATAGTGATGGATACTGATGGAGAATTCTTCATTCTGGCAGTACTGCTGACAGTAGAATTTTGTGAGTAGGCAGTGACTGATGGAACTGCAACATTACTAGCTGATACCACAGAGATGGGGGGCAATGTTGCAGTTTTCTTGATTGATGcagatttctttattttcatgctgaaacaaattatataaaatgttactttaaatatcttaatctcataaaattgaaatattaagaagtaaaaatATTCATCTTACACTGCACTAGCATGGGCTTCCCTGCTCTCCCTGAGA
It encodes:
- the LOC138703319 gene encoding ubinuclein-2-like isoform X7, translated to MTTAHGGFYINCGALEFKEISDQSDGEELKEFKSKKRLKRVVVLADEEEEEVDSKQVTNSVQVKKPKLQIDEQKEELLKKRKLQSHDREILKKKKKRAIDDLMKKKSVTVKDLLREKRESLELENTMGTQAPAENKKTAVPTSAPALKSVNTSVADVIESVVSAGRDDNTSKDSASSVSKSGSLNTTDSEESQDVEDKEKPTNQPNEEVKLPENLQEDLKELVLALKRQASESSAEGKCKFFSADVNNMLLRVELSCRALTCSSRQAVYGHLASYLPCTKDTLIKRAKKLLIKAEEDKILEAMRKLKNAVDRMMPLVLENYSKQCQRAAEENPQIYWELYRYYWSVDELPSPSSDSEIGEGENKIAVQKSKVPRRRFPWTPEIRSLLCEVVRIKLQCLELVKPRKESVDLTLRNFLETEVKPLWQPGWMKVSTLLRESREAHASAVMKIKKSASIKKTATLPPISVVSASNVAVPSVTAYSQNSTVSSTARMKNSPSVSITMTPLPLMTGSGMSTSQVPNTAKLKSATTPEAGVVHPHSVSANITVRTKCATQSQNVNSQTHVISSSSTIPTSVSPSFITSSVRNSPNNITSNKLSSPKLVTSPSVPNKKKTVGDITIAKVSNSSGKSSPNFQPEKQLPLPSVKQKVNAERSPKTLDLSSSSVNRSVTVSSIPGSPSKAKGSSAELISTSCNVQNSVSVTSLPLINIPDCISVTPSLPSPSHVAATTIVSPSTTTTSKPIMLIKQRTQLDTNMDHPSVITKVNPMSKVIKTDDDGIEVIEIVKDARKTEISKATTKPVGRSENSAQAKSELRKKKKEISKDQTSSGTSTGSIQQSGPAAPSESSSHQEKEVERLLKEEEETAAAADFLSQINESLKNFPNSTAIASNNQDVYHDERMINDQEILQTDITKLEPMSSSSAPSPSEHRTNSSISVEEKDKLSSSKGSDVKKKEPSTPQDDEESVQIEVNRVMKELIELQHRHAEKTRVVDLEYSPPKAEKVPPITTNCSSLSVTVSAPVRTQQLKCNKQYTESPVGLPVVGRRSSAGSSDQPKLSYGFQDEFQRHLFQETLIKQESEVSNSYKIARNKTPVVYSQVNQSSVHSSIGSRNNQNSPLEELSHYPSIFLK
- the LOC138703319 gene encoding ubinuclein-2-like isoform X8; the protein is MLQQSSVKPKLQIDEQKEELLKKRKLQSHDREILKKKKKRAIDDLMKKKSVTVKDLLREKRESLELENTMGTQAPAENKKTAVPTSAPALKSVNTSVADVIESVVSAGRDDNTSKDSASSVSKSGSLNTTDSEESQDVEDKEKPTNQPNEEVKLPENLQEDLKELVLALKRQASESSAEGKCKFFSADVNNMLLRVELSCRALTCSSRQAVYGHLASYLPCTKDTLIKRAKKLLIKAEEDKILEAMRKLKNAVDRMMPLVLENYSKQCQRAAEENPQIYWELYRYYWSVDELPSPSSDSEIGEGENKIAVQKSKVPRRRFPWTPEIRSLLCEVVRIKLQCLELVKPRKESVDLTLRNFLETEVKPLWQPGWMKVSTLLRESREAHASAVMKIKKSASIKKTATLPPISVVSASNVAVPSVTAYSQNSTVSSTARMKNSPSVSITMTPLPLMTGSGMSTSQVPNTAKLKSATTPEAGVVHPHSVSANITVRTKCATQSQNVNSQTHVISSSSTIPTSVSPSFITSSVRNSPNNITSNKLSSPKLVTSPSVPNKKKTVGDITIAKVSNSSGKSSPNFQPEKQLPLPSVKQKVNAERSPKTLDLSSSSVNRSVTVSSIPGSPSKAKGSSAELISTSCNVQNSVSVTSLPLINIPDCISVTPSLPSPSHVAATTIVSPSTTTTSKPIMLIKQRTQLDTNMDHPSVITKVNPMSKVIKTDDDGIEVIEIVKDARKTEISKATTKPVGRSENSAQAKSELRKKKKEISKDQTSSGTSTGSIQQSGPAAPSESSSHQEKEVERLLKEEEETAAAADFLSQINESLKNFPNSTAIASNNQDVYHDERMINDQEILQTDITKLEPMSSSSAPSPSEHRTNSSISVEEKDKLSSSKGSDVKKKEPSTPQDDEESVQIEVNRVMKELIELQHRHAEKTRVVDLEYSPPKAEKVPPITTNCSSLSVTVSAPVRTQQLKCNKQYTESPVGLPVVGRRSSAGSSDQPKLSYGFQDEFQRHLFQETLIKQESEVSNSYKIARNKTPVVYSQVNQSSVHSSIGSRNNQNSPLEELSHYPSIFLK